In Halovulum dunhuangense, one genomic interval encodes:
- a CDS encoding DUF4304 domain-containing protein, with protein MAPTGPFQRLDEGALDLAARAHGFTRRAGRNWVRQTADFIQLLNLQHSQWAPEDRYLNFALWPLALGMPPSLSERRFLFRTRADVPGASDLDEFFAVIDGLRSLAQLRDALGMRRISGLVSKDLRPLL; from the coding sequence ATGGCACCGACCGGACCCTTCCAGCGGCTCGACGAAGGCGCGCTCGACCTGGCGGCCAGGGCGCATGGCTTCACGCGCAGGGCCGGTCGGAACTGGGTACGGCAGACGGCGGATTTCATCCAGCTTCTCAATCTCCAGCACTCGCAATGGGCGCCCGAGGATCGCTACCTGAACTTCGCCCTCTGGCCCCTGGCGCTGGGTATGCCGCCCAGCCTGTCCGAACGTCGCTTCCTGTTCCGCACCCGCGCCGATGTGCCGGGCGCAAGTGATCTGGACGAATTCTTCGCCGTCATCGACGGGTTGCGCAGCCTGGCGCAGCTTCGCGATGCGCTTGGCATGCGGCGGATTTCCGGGCTTGTCTCGAAGGATCTTCGCCCGCTTCTGTGA
- a CDS encoding SDR family NAD(P)-dependent oxidoreductase — MTTTGEQALSGRVAMVTGASRRIGRATALGLARHGADVIVTARSARDEIEAVAEEIRALGRRAQVVMGDVTSESDVIRMGEEARSAFGRIDILVNNAAVRRQSPLLDMSLSEWREINSVVLDGAFLVSRSILPVMIENSYGVIVNIGGVTGHIGAKNRAHVCTAKAGLVGLTKAIAVEFADRGITANCLVPGKIGGERSATSGESPAMPADILLGREGEIDEAAGMVVALCLPAARFMTGQTVHVSGGLYMP, encoded by the coding sequence ATGACGACGACAGGGGAACAGGCGCTTTCGGGGCGTGTCGCAATGGTCACGGGCGCCTCGCGCCGCATAGGGCGCGCCACGGCGCTTGGGCTGGCGCGCCACGGCGCCGACGTGATCGTGACCGCGCGCAGCGCGCGCGACGAGATCGAGGCGGTGGCCGAAGAGATCCGCGCACTGGGCCGTCGTGCGCAGGTGGTGATGGGCGATGTCACCAGCGAAAGCGACGTGATCCGCATGGGCGAGGAGGCAAGATCCGCCTTCGGCCGCATCGACATCCTGGTCAACAACGCAGCCGTGCGCCGGCAGTCGCCGCTTCTCGACATGAGCCTGTCCGAATGGCGCGAGATCAATTCCGTGGTGCTTGACGGCGCCTTTCTGGTGAGCCGGTCGATCCTTCCGGTGATGATAGAGAACAGCTACGGCGTGATCGTGAACATCGGCGGCGTGACCGGGCATATCGGCGCGAAGAACCGCGCCCATGTCTGCACCGCCAAGGCGGGTCTGGTCGGTCTGACCAAGGCGATCGCGGTGGAATTCGCGGATCGCGGCATCACGGCCAACTGCCTTGTTCCGGGCAAGATCGGCGGAGAGCGGTCAGCCACCTCCGGCGAAAGCCCCGCCATGCCCGCGGACATCCTGCTGGGCCGCGAGGGCGAGATCGACGAGGCGGCCGGCATGGTCGTGGCGCTGTGCCTGCCCGCCGCCCGGTTCATGACCGGGCAGACGGTGCATGTGTCGGGCGGGCTCTACATGCCCTGA
- a CDS encoding MmgE/PrpD family protein, whose protein sequence is MAETAPIAETVSEHFAGFLAGLKLSDIPDAARDVAIRDLIDAAGLCLAARRTDYIGQILDACDSDGPCTALGHARALDAAGAALVNGVAIHGEDFDDTLEGAPIRVGAMVIPAVLAAAERHGLSGERTLLGIVAGLESVCRINHVAAGHMHKAGFHPVGIIGALGAAAGTAVALGLDRDRIAAAFGVAASMSSGIIEYLTDGAHTKRLHPGWAAQSGYRAAMIARTGFFAPRTVFEGGHNFFKAFAPTATPDYSHLRKGLGEDWYFRRIVFKPYACGTMIHPYIDCARRLGAEGIPADEIEDILCKTGEGLVHRLWEPLAAKHRPPSGYAAKFSMPFCMALGFHEGDAGLAQFDDAKVLDPKLLSLAGKIRYEIDPENPYPRNYIGHMRVTLKSGRVLEYFQPHMRGGQHEPLPEAEILAKFRSNAAHGGWDAGRAERLLDFCQTLADRPDLSAMTDFRH, encoded by the coding sequence ATGGCCGAAACCGCCCCCATCGCGGAAACCGTCTCGGAGCATTTCGCGGGCTTCCTTGCCGGCCTCAAGCTGTCCGACATTCCCGACGCCGCGCGAGACGTGGCGATCCGCGACCTGATCGACGCGGCAGGGCTCTGCCTTGCGGCGCGGCGCACGGACTACATCGGCCAGATCCTGGACGCCTGCGACAGCGACGGGCCCTGCACGGCGCTCGGCCATGCGCGCGCGTTGGATGCCGCGGGGGCCGCGCTGGTCAACGGCGTCGCGATCCATGGCGAGGATTTCGACGACACGCTGGAAGGCGCCCCCATCCGCGTGGGGGCCATGGTGATCCCGGCGGTGCTGGCGGCGGCCGAACGGCACGGGCTGAGCGGCGAGCGCACGCTGCTGGGCATCGTCGCGGGCCTCGAGTCGGTCTGCCGCATCAATCATGTCGCGGCCGGGCACATGCACAAGGCGGGTTTTCATCCGGTGGGCATCATCGGCGCGCTGGGGGCCGCGGCGGGCACCGCGGTGGCGCTGGGGCTCGACCGCGACCGGATCGCGGCCGCCTTCGGCGTGGCCGCTTCCATGTCGTCGGGCATCATCGAGTACCTCACCGACGGCGCGCACACGAAGCGGCTGCATCCGGGCTGGGCGGCACAATCGGGCTACCGCGCGGCGATGATCGCGCGCACCGGCTTCTTTGCGCCGCGCACCGTCTTCGAGGGCGGGCACAACTTCTTCAAGGCCTTCGCCCCCACCGCGACGCCGGATTACAGCCATCTGCGCAAGGGGCTGGGCGAGGACTGGTATTTCCGGCGCATCGTCTTCAAGCCCTATGCCTGCGGGACGATGATCCACCCCTATATCGACTGCGCCCGCCGATTGGGCGCCGAGGGGATCCCGGCCGACGAGATCGAGGACATCCTGTGCAAGACCGGCGAGGGGCTGGTGCACAGGCTGTGGGAGCCGCTGGCCGCCAAGCATCGCCCGCCATCGGGCTATGCCGCCAAGTTCTCCATGCCGTTCTGCATGGCGCTGGGCTTTCACGAGGGCGATGCGGGGCTTGCCCAGTTCGACGACGCGAAGGTGCTCGACCCGAAACTGCTCTCGCTCGCCGGCAAGATCCGCTACGAGATCGATCCCGAGAACCCCTATCCGCGCAACTATATCGGCCACATGCGGGTGACGCTGAAGTCCGGGCGGGTGCTGGAATATTTCCAGCCCCACATGCGCGGCGGCCAGCACGAACCGCTGCCCGAGGCCGAGATCCTGGCCAAGTTCCGTTCGAACGCCGCCCATGGCGGCTGGGACGCGGGGCGCGCCGAACGCCTGCTCGATTTCTGTCAGACCCTTGCCGACCGGCCCGACCTGTCGGCCATGACCGACTTCCGGCACTGA
- a CDS encoding mandelate racemase/muconate lactonizing enzyme family protein — protein sequence MKIKDIRASLHGFSIEIPLLEGRVQGYGREEQTVFVFCEVETDEGIVGYGLTGHFLARAVIEALHKHVLPAVRDMDVRDTEAIHQKTWKKLNPRAMTGTVSMALSCLDMALWDIMGKAEGRTVAQLLGGARTKVPAYCTFGFPQYDRDQLAEAAKLHVANGFTALKSVVAVDKGGWREDARRVKAIRDAVGDDIDLMIDANYLFNPVEAKYLCREIEDCRITWFEEPLQQNDARALADLRRGTRIPLAAGQMEGHRWRLREFVEHQAIDILQPNVTYCGGYTEARKVAHLAQIYNMPIANGGGWPLFNMHLLAGMMNGWIVEWHLGMVAVGETMFTDAPKPKDGFIEIPDRPGLGLTLDRDAYNETRIALD from the coding sequence ATGAAAATCAAGGACATCCGCGCCAGCCTGCATGGCTTCTCGATCGAGATCCCGCTGCTCGAGGGCCGTGTGCAGGGCTACGGCCGCGAAGAGCAGACCGTTTTCGTGTTCTGCGAGGTGGAAACCGACGAAGGCATCGTCGGCTATGGCCTGACCGGGCATTTCCTGGCCCGCGCGGTGATCGAGGCGCTGCACAAGCATGTGCTTCCCGCCGTGCGCGACATGGATGTGCGCGACACCGAGGCGATCCACCAGAAGACCTGGAAGAAGCTGAACCCGCGCGCGATGACCGGCACGGTCTCGATGGCGCTGTCCTGCCTCGACATGGCGCTGTGGGACATCATGGGCAAGGCCGAGGGCCGTACGGTCGCGCAGCTTCTGGGCGGCGCGCGCACCAAGGTGCCCGCCTACTGCACCTTCGGCTTCCCGCAGTATGACCGCGACCAGTTGGCCGAAGCGGCGAAGCTGCATGTCGCCAACGGCTTCACCGCGCTGAAATCCGTGGTCGCGGTGGACAAGGGCGGCTGGCGCGAGGATGCGCGCCGCGTCAAGGCGATCCGCGACGCGGTGGGTGACGACATCGACCTGATGATCGACGCCAACTACCTGTTCAACCCGGTCGAGGCGAAATACCTCTGCCGCGAGATCGAGGACTGCCGCATCACCTGGTTCGAGGAACCCTTGCAGCAGAACGACGCCCGCGCCCTGGCCGATCTGCGCCGCGGCACCCGCATCCCGCTGGCCGCCGGCCAGATGGAAGGGCATCGCTGGCGCCTGCGCGAGTTCGTCGAGCACCAGGCGATCGACATTCTCCAGCCGAACGTGACCTATTGCGGCGGCTATACCGAGGCGCGGAAGGTCGCGCACCTGGCGCAGATCTACAACATGCCCATCGCCAATGGCGGCGGATGGCCGCTGTTCAACATGCACCTGCTGGCAGGCATGATGAACGGCTGGATCGTCGAATGGCATCTCGGCATGGTCGCGGTGGGCGAGACGATGTTCACCGACGCGCCGAAGCCCAAGGACGGCTTCATCGAGATCCCCGACCGCCCCGGTCTTGGCCTGACGCTGGATCGCGACGCCTATAACGAAACCCGCATAGCCCTGGACTGA
- a CDS encoding TSUP family transporter has product MDADVLTSLSPAVAIAGMVVCFLAAALGAVSGMGGGMLVTLFITPIVGAKAVLPILSVYMLINNGTRVWFYREALVWKHALLIGGIAIPASALGALVYVRLEGEAIQIMLGAILIASIPLRRWMEGRELRPGKGTVIAVSGAFGFLTSIIVGAGMLIIPILMGLGHLGPALLATDAAIAVMVNIAKIIFYGGLDALTLPMTGLALAMGLCAIPGTWLGVWVVRHTSIRVHTLMVEALILVGGGSMIWRAL; this is encoded by the coding sequence GTGGATGCCGATGTCCTGACCAGCCTGTCGCCGGCGGTGGCCATCGCCGGCATGGTCGTCTGCTTCCTCGCCGCGGCGCTTGGCGCCGTCTCGGGCATGGGGGGCGGGATGCTGGTCACGCTGTTCATCACGCCCATCGTGGGCGCCAAGGCGGTGCTGCCGATCCTGTCGGTCTACATGCTCATCAACAACGGCACCCGCGTCTGGTTCTACCGCGAGGCGCTGGTCTGGAAACATGCGCTGCTGATCGGCGGTATCGCGATCCCCGCCTCGGCGCTGGGCGCGCTGGTCTATGTCCGGCTGGAGGGAGAGGCGATCCAGATCATGCTGGGGGCCATCCTGATCGCCTCGATCCCGCTGCGCCGCTGGATGGAGGGGCGCGAGCTTAGGCCCGGCAAGGGTACGGTGATCGCGGTTTCGGGCGCCTTCGGATTCCTGACCTCGATCATCGTGGGCGCGGGCATGCTGATCATCCCGATCCTGATGGGGCTGGGGCATCTGGGCCCGGCGCTGCTGGCCACCGACGCGGCCATCGCCGTGATGGTGAACATCGCCAAGATCATCTTCTACGGCGGGCTCGACGCGCTGACGTTGCCGATGACGGGGCTGGCGCTGGCGATGGGACTTTGCGCCATTCCCGGCACCTGGCTGGGCGTCTGGGTCGTGCGCCACACCTCGATCCGGGTGCATACGCTGATGGTCGAGGCGCTGATCCTCGTGGGTGGCGGCTCGATGATCTGGCGCGCGCTGTAA
- a CDS encoding alpha/beta fold hydrolase codes for MNEARLAADRDMFPGFESHVVKTSGAEIPLVKGGDGPPLLLLHGNPLTHVSWHKVAPELAKTYTVIAPDLRGYGDSSKPEGGEDHAAYSFRAMGQDNFEIMDHFGFERFAVAGHDRGARVGFRMALDRPERVTRLAALDIVPTHAVLSNVTLGWGLESYHWFFMAQKAPFPEKLLTADLGYYIDYKLNKKGVGLSIFDPRAMAEYKRCTTPEQIHAVCEDYRATVGVDFAMDKADFGKRKIACPVLVIWGSNSHCGRHFRPVEMWADWADDLRGFAVPTGHYPAEQRPDLILAAFGAFFAGVEPKSVAA; via the coding sequence ATGAACGAGGCAAGGCTGGCAGCCGATCGGGACATGTTCCCCGGCTTCGAATCCCATGTGGTGAAAACGTCCGGGGCCGAGATCCCGCTGGTGAAAGGTGGCGACGGCCCGCCGCTTCTGCTGCTGCACGGCAACCCGCTGACCCATGTCAGCTGGCACAAGGTGGCCCCGGAACTGGCAAAGACCTACACCGTGATCGCGCCCGACCTTCGCGGCTATGGCGACAGTTCCAAGCCCGAGGGCGGCGAGGATCACGCCGCCTATTCCTTCCGCGCGATGGGGCAGGACAATTTCGAGATCATGGACCATTTCGGCTTCGAGCGATTCGCCGTCGCCGGCCATGATCGCGGCGCGCGGGTGGGCTTCCGCATGGCGCTCGACCGGCCCGAGCGGGTGACGCGGCTTGCCGCCCTCGACATCGTGCCGACCCACGCGGTGCTGAGCAACGTGACGCTGGGCTGGGGCCTCGAGTCCTATCACTGGTTCTTCATGGCCCAGAAGGCGCCTTTCCCGGAAAAGCTGCTGACCGCGGACCTGGGCTATTACATCGACTACAAGCTGAACAAGAAGGGCGTGGGCCTGTCGATCTTCGATCCGCGCGCGATGGCCGAATACAAGCGCTGCACCACGCCCGAGCAGATCCACGCCGTCTGCGAGGATTACCGCGCCACCGTCGGCGTCGATTTCGCGATGGACAAGGCCGATTTCGGCAAGCGCAAGATCGCCTGCCCCGTGCTGGTGATCTGGGGCTCGAACAGCCATTGCGGCCGGCATTTCCGCCCGGTCGAGATGTGGGCGGACTGGGCCGACGACCTGCGCGGCTTTGCAGTCCCCACCGGGCACTACCCGGCCGAGCAGCGCCCGGACCTGATCCTGGCCGCGTTCGGTGCGTTCTTCGCGGGCGTCGAGCCGAAGTCGGTGGCGGCATGA
- a CDS encoding rhodanese-like domain-containing protein — MIRHLAPAEAKAAVHAGTEIAFLDVREAGPFSMGHPLFVVPCPFSRLELTVGTLVPRRAVPVLLIDGGDGVAERAAEAMAAMGYADIAIVTGGAPAWAAAGFTLYKGVNVPSKTLGELAEHAMHPKTIDATTLSAWKAEGRNFRFYDCRPPAEYAKMRVPGALCLPNGELAHRFDMAADDGPVVITCAGRTRGIIGVLGLAVAGIEGEVHALENGTQGWALSGQTLERGNPVNDFPIPDADALARTRARADALIAREGLSVIDAALADRLRHEQGRTTFLFDVRSEAEAQADPLPAFAHALSGQIVQATDQWVGVRHARLILADDAGLRAAIAAYWLRALGFEVHVLRIDDAARALTPLPVPAAAIQQSGSATAAEALAALRGGAAVLLDLRGSGTYRNGHVSGARWTVRAHLPGPEEVAAKPLLVIAGSAEQAALAAADLSRMGHASVRVVAGGHAALVEAGARIVATPNSPSDAEAVDFTWFAHGRHDGDLAASRLYLTWEQGLIAQLDPEERAEFALPATA, encoded by the coding sequence ATGATCCGTCACCTCGCCCCGGCAGAGGCGAAGGCGGCGGTCCATGCGGGCACCGAGATCGCCTTTCTCGATGTGCGCGAGGCGGGGCCCTTCTCGATGGGGCACCCGCTGTTCGTGGTGCCCTGTCCCTTCAGCCGGCTGGAACTGACGGTCGGCACGCTGGTGCCGCGCCGCGCGGTGCCGGTCCTGCTGATCGATGGCGGCGACGGCGTGGCCGAGCGCGCGGCCGAGGCGATGGCGGCCATGGGCTATGCCGACATCGCCATCGTCACGGGCGGCGCGCCTGCATGGGCGGCGGCGGGCTTCACGCTTTACAAGGGCGTGAACGTGCCGTCCAAGACGCTGGGCGAGCTGGCGGAACATGCCATGCACCCGAAGACCATCGACGCCACGACGCTTTCCGCATGGAAGGCGGAAGGCCGGAACTTCCGCTTCTACGACTGCCGCCCGCCGGCGGAATACGCGAAGATGCGGGTTCCCGGCGCGCTGTGCCTGCCCAATGGCGAACTTGCGCACCGCTTCGACATGGCGGCGGATGACGGCCCCGTGGTCATCACCTGCGCCGGGCGGACCCGGGGGATCATCGGCGTGCTCGGCCTTGCCGTCGCCGGGATCGAGGGCGAGGTCCACGCGCTCGAGAACGGCACCCAGGGCTGGGCGCTTTCGGGCCAGACGCTGGAGCGGGGCAACCCGGTCAACGACTTCCCCATCCCCGATGCCGATGCGCTGGCGCGCACGCGGGCGCGGGCCGATGCGCTGATCGCCCGCGAGGGGCTGTCGGTGATCGACGCAGCCCTGGCCGACCGGCTGCGGCACGAGCAGGGGCGCACGACGTTTCTGTTCGATGTCCGCTCGGAAGCCGAGGCGCAGGCGGATCCCCTGCCCGCCTTTGCCCACGCGCTGTCGGGCCAGATCGTGCAGGCGACGGATCAATGGGTGGGCGTACGCCATGCCAGGCTGATCCTTGCGGATGATGCCGGGCTGCGCGCCGCAATCGCCGCCTACTGGCTGCGGGCGTTGGGCTTCGAGGTGCATGTGCTGCGCATCGACGATGCGGCGCGGGCCCTGACCCCGCTGCCAGTGCCCGCGGCAGCGATCCAACAGTCTGGCAGCGCGACCGCGGCTGAAGCGCTTGCCGCGCTCAGGGGCGGCGCGGCGGTCCTGCTCGACCTGCGCGGATCTGGCACCTATCGCAATGGCCATGTCTCGGGCGCCCGCTGGACCGTGCGCGCGCACCTGCCGGGGCCGGAGGAAGTGGCGGCAAAGCCGCTTCTGGTGATCGCCGGGTCCGCCGAGCAAGCAGCGCTTGCCGCGGCCGATCTGTCGCGCATGGGTCACGCCTCGGTGCGCGTCGTCGCAGGCGGGCATGCGGCGCTGGTAGAGGCAGGCGCGCGGATCGTCGCCACGCCGAACAGTCCGAGCGATGCCGAGGCGGTGGATTTCACCTGGTTCGCCCATGGCCGCCATGACGGCGATCTGGCCGCCTCGCGCCTGTACCTGACCTGGGAACAGGGGCTGATCGCCCAACTCGACCCGGAGGAACGGGCGGAATTCGCGCTGCCTGCGACCGCCTGA
- a CDS encoding mandelate racemase/muconate lactonizing enzyme family protein — protein sequence MRITEIREAVVPISSPIRNAYIDFSKMTASVVAVVTDVIRDGKPVVGYGFNSNGRYAASGLLNERFLPRLREAAPDSLINDAGDNLDPRKVWATLMSNEKPGGHGERSVAVGVIDMAVWDAVAKIAGVPLYRYLADTEGDGTVDDSVFVYAAGGYYYPGKDDTQLQEEMRRYRDMGYEVVKMKIGGASLDEDIRRIEAVLEVVGDGKYLAVDANGRFDLDTAIAYAKALSPYKLFWYEEAGDPLDYALQAELAKHYDGPMATGENLFSHQDARNLLRHGGMRPDRDWLQFDCALSYGLVEYLRTLAILPECGFSTRNVIPHGGHQLSLNIAAGLKLGGNESYPEVFAPFGGFADDTRVEAGRVGLPDAPGIGFEKKQGLIECMRKATST from the coding sequence ATGCGCATCACCGAAATCCGCGAAGCGGTCGTCCCGATCTCCTCTCCGATCCGCAACGCCTATATCGACTTCTCCAAGATGACGGCGAGCGTGGTGGCCGTTGTCACCGACGTGATCCGCGACGGAAAGCCGGTCGTCGGCTACGGCTTCAACTCGAATGGCCGCTACGCCGCCTCTGGCCTGCTGAACGAGCGCTTCCTGCCCCGCCTGCGCGAGGCGGCGCCCGACAGCCTGATCAACGATGCGGGCGACAACCTGGATCCGCGCAAGGTCTGGGCCACGCTGATGAGCAACGAGAAGCCCGGCGGTCACGGCGAGCGGTCGGTTGCCGTCGGCGTGATCGACATGGCGGTCTGGGACGCGGTCGCCAAGATCGCGGGTGTGCCGCTCTATCGCTACCTTGCCGATACCGAGGGCGACGGCACGGTGGACGACAGCGTCTTCGTCTACGCGGCGGGCGGCTACTACTACCCCGGCAAGGACGACACGCAGCTTCAGGAAGAGATGCGGCGCTATCGCGACATGGGGTATGAAGTCGTCAAGATGAAGATCGGCGGCGCCTCGCTCGACGAGGATATCCGCCGGATCGAGGCCGTGCTGGAGGTGGTGGGCGACGGGAAATACCTGGCCGTCGACGCCAATGGCCGCTTCGACCTGGATACCGCCATCGCCTATGCCAAGGCGCTCTCGCCCTACAAGCTGTTCTGGTACGAAGAGGCGGGCGACCCGCTCGACTATGCGCTCCAGGCAGAGCTTGCCAAGCATTACGACGGGCCCATGGCCACCGGTGAGAACCTGTTCAGCCACCAGGACGCGCGCAACCTGCTGCGCCATGGCGGCATGCGCCCCGACCGGGACTGGCTCCAGTTCGACTGTGCGCTGTCCTACGGGCTGGTGGAATACCTGCGCACGCTGGCGATCCTGCCGGAATGCGGGTTCTCAACCCGGAACGTGATCCCGCATGGCGGGCACCAGCTGTCGCTGAACATCGCCGCCGGCCTGAAGCTGGGCGGCAACGAGAGTTACCCCGAGGTATTCGCACCCTTCGGCGGCTTTGCCGACGACACGCGGGTGGAGGCCGGCCGCGTCGGCCTGCCGGATGCGCCGGGGATCGGGTTTGAGAAGAAGCAGGGCCTCATCGAATGCATGAGGAAGGCAACAAGCACCTGA
- a CDS encoding MmgE/PrpD family protein, giving the protein MTDQTGRSVSEILADWIAGLTDDAIPDAARRATENTVIDTVGLTVAALGTDYGQAVRRAFDQRGACTVWGLEQGFESAAAAVINGTCGHGEDYDNTYEGCPVHSGVVVVPALFAAGEAMGLTSGAVARGMVVGTEIANRLGQVSGKAVHSAGFHPTAILGCMGAAAGVAHAMGQTPAQIRDTLGVAASMASGIIEYLADGTWTKRMHPGWAAQAGMRAAQMGAAGFRGPRTVFEGVHGLYAAFAPSITPDFSLLTDELGTRWEAGNVAFKPYACGTMTQPFIDCAVRLKEQGIAPEDIVAITCEVGEGTVHRLWEPLELKRKPPTAYAAKFSSPYTVAAGLIWGDAGLAQFTDQAVTDPRALALAAKVSFVIDPDNEYPRNYTGHVRAALKDGRVVEERQAQMRGGTREPMSRADILKKARANLDFAGRKAGAAETLEQFATGLFGADARFDAAPLGRLGA; this is encoded by the coding sequence ATGACCGACCAGACCGGACGCAGCGTTTCCGAGATCCTTGCCGACTGGATCGCAGGGCTGACCGATGACGCGATCCCCGACGCCGCCCGCCGCGCGACCGAGAACACGGTGATCGATACCGTCGGGCTGACGGTGGCCGCACTCGGCACCGATTACGGGCAGGCCGTGCGCCGCGCCTTCGACCAGCGCGGCGCCTGCACGGTCTGGGGGCTGGAGCAGGGCTTCGAATCCGCCGCCGCCGCCGTCATCAACGGCACCTGCGGCCACGGCGAGGACTACGACAACACCTACGAGGGCTGCCCGGTCCATTCCGGCGTCGTCGTGGTCCCCGCCCTGTTCGCAGCGGGCGAGGCGATGGGCCTGACGTCGGGCGCGGTCGCGCGCGGGATGGTCGTCGGCACCGAGATCGCCAACCGGCTGGGACAGGTTTCGGGCAAGGCGGTCCATTCGGCGGGCTTTCACCCCACGGCCATCCTGGGCTGCATGGGCGCGGCTGCGGGTGTCGCGCACGCCATGGGCCAGACCCCCGCGCAGATCCGCGACACGCTGGGCGTCGCCGCGTCGATGGCGTCGGGCATCATCGAATACCTCGCGGACGGGACCTGGACCAAGCGCATGCATCCCGGCTGGGCCGCCCAGGCGGGAATGCGCGCCGCGCAGATGGGGGCGGCGGGCTTCCGCGGGCCGCGCACGGTGTTCGAGGGGGTCCACGGGCTCTACGCCGCCTTCGCACCGTCGATCACGCCCGACTTCTCGCTGCTGACGGACGAGCTGGGCACCCGCTGGGAGGCCGGCAACGTCGCCTTCAAGCCCTATGCCTGCGGGACCATGACCCAGCCTTTCATCGATTGCGCCGTCCGCCTGAAGGAGCAGGGCATCGCCCCCGAGGACATCGTCGCCATCACCTGCGAGGTGGGCGAGGGCACCGTTCACCGGCTGTGGGAACCGCTGGAACTGAAGCGCAAGCCGCCCACCGCCTATGCGGCGAAGTTCTCGTCGCCCTACACGGTGGCGGCGGGGCTGATCTGGGGCGATGCGGGGCTTGCCCAGTTCACCGACCAGGCAGTGACCGACCCGCGCGCGCTGGCGCTGGCCGCGAAGGTCAGCTTCGTCATAGACCCCGACAACGAATACCCGCGCAACTACACGGGCCATGTCCGGGCCGCGCTGAAGGACGGCCGTGTGGTCGAGGAGCGGCAGGCCCAGATGCGTGGCGGCACGCGCGAGCCGATGAGCCGGGCCGACATCCTGAAGAAGGCGCGCGCCAACCTGGATTTCGCCGGCCGCAAGGCGGGCGCGGCCGAGACGCTGGAGCAGTTCGCGACCGGCCTTTTCGGTGCGGACGCCCGCTTTGACGCCGCCCCCCTGGGGAGGCTTGGCGCGTAA